A DNA window from Mus pahari chromosome 13, PAHARI_EIJ_v1.1, whole genome shotgun sequence contains the following coding sequences:
- the Cxcl11 gene encoding C-X-C motif chemokine 11 produces MNGKVTAIALVAIIWATAAQGFVMFKGGRCLCIGPGVKAVKMAAIEKASVIYPSNGCNKVEVIVTLKAHKQQWCLDPRSKQARLIMQTIEKKNFLRRQKM; encoded by the exons aTGAACGGGAAGGTCACAGCCATAGCCCTGGTTGCGATCATCTGGGCCACAGCTGCTCAAG GCTTCGTTATGTTCAAAGGGGGGCGCTGTCTTTGCATCGGCCCTGGGGTGAAAGCCGTCAAAATGGCAGCGATCGAGAAAGCTTCTGTAATTTACCCGAGTAACGGCTGCAACAAAGTGGAAGTGAT TGTTACTCTGAAGGCTCATAAACAACAATGGTGCCTGGACCCCAGATCCAAGCAAGCTCGCCTCATAATGCAG acaatagaaaaaaagaattttttaaggCGACAGAAGATGTGA